A single genomic interval of Verrucomicrobiota bacterium harbors:
- a CDS encoding AP protein, with protein MTFAFCANSEISMMSFAKLFSRMWPPVARARGLTACSCAVWAMAWASVNLEAAGPVRAKNVFLVTTDGLRWQELFEGAERPLIDAEVGRVKNTNQVLKAFWRETETARREALLPFFWGTLAPRGQVWGNPKRQSHVRVTNGHNFSYPGYNEFLTGAPDSRIDSNDAKPNPNLNVFQWLNTQPGFRGRQFAAVSWGVIPWVLNAGQTGIPVWSAFPLPPGAKPLPVSAEFQELVDRVTPIWGDVSLDTFCAAVAKKAVRDRKPRAGYIALGETDDWAHDGRYDLYLESARRFDRFLQEFWELLQSMPFYRDQTALIVTTDHGRGSGPVAWKNHGRALPESAASWIAVMGPGVPALGERSQQTATAGQVAATVAALVGHDFVAASRRAAPPLSLGETR; from the coding sequence ATGACGTTCGCTTTCTGCGCCAATTCTGAGATTTCGATGATGTCCTTCGCCAAGCTTTTTTCCCGGATGTGGCCGCCCGTCGCGCGGGCGCGCGGGTTGACCGCCTGCAGTTGCGCCGTGTGGGCGATGGCGTGGGCCAGTGTGAATCTGGAAGCGGCGGGACCGGTGCGCGCCAAGAACGTGTTTCTTGTCACGACCGATGGATTGCGCTGGCAGGAACTTTTTGAAGGGGCCGAACGGCCCTTGATCGACGCGGAGGTGGGGCGGGTCAAAAACACCAATCAAGTTTTGAAAGCCTTCTGGCGCGAGACGGAGACCGCGCGTCGAGAAGCCTTGCTCCCTTTCTTTTGGGGAACCCTGGCGCCGCGCGGCCAGGTTTGGGGCAATCCCAAGCGCCAGAGCCACGTGCGCGTGACCAACGGACACAACTTTTCTTATCCCGGCTACAACGAGTTCCTCACCGGAGCTCCGGACAGCCGCATTGATTCAAACGATGCCAAGCCCAACCCGAACCTGAACGTCTTCCAGTGGCTGAACACTCAGCCCGGATTTCGCGGGCGCCAATTCGCGGCCGTCAGTTGGGGCGTGATTCCTTGGGTCCTGAACGCGGGTCAAACGGGGATCCCGGTCTGGAGCGCGTTCCCGTTGCCGCCGGGGGCCAAGCCGCTTCCGGTATCCGCCGAGTTCCAGGAGTTGGTGGATCGAGTCACGCCGATTTGGGGGGATGTTTCACTCGACACGTTTTGCGCGGCGGTCGCGAAGAAAGCCGTGCGGGATCGGAAACCTCGCGCGGGATACATCGCCCTGGGGGAGACGGACGACTGGGCGCACGATGGGCGTTATGACCTGTATCTCGAATCCGCCAGGCGTTTCGATCGCTTCCTGCAGGAATTCTGGGAGCTCCTGCAATCGATGCCGTTTTATCGGGATCAAACCGCCTTGATCGTGACGACGGATCACGGGCGCGGTTCGGGTCCTGTGGCTTGGAAGAATCACGGACGCGCCTTGCCCGAGTCGGCGGCCAGTTGGATTGCCGTGATGGGCCCGGGTGTCCCTGCCCTGGGTGAACGTTCGCAACAGACCGCCACCGCGGGGCAGGTGGCGGCGACCGTGGCGGCTTTGGTGGGACACGATTTTGTGGCGGCCTCCCGGCGCGCGGCGCCTCCACTGTCCCTGGGTGAAACACGCTGA
- the pheS gene encoding phenylalanine--tRNA ligase subunit alpha, with translation MSLFQEIETIREQAEHELGAAPTPAALEQCKGKWIGPSGRLTSLMKGLGGLAKEERPAAGKAFNAAKEKLEALLAARRAELETQAAMPKHPSDFSLPGRRRSLGRPHPLTQITDDIVRAFRKIGFVVADGPEIEDDYHCFDSLNTPADHPARDAQDTFYVAGGAPGGKPPLLRTHTSSVQIRVMEKQPPPVRIIAPGRVYRRDHADATHNPTFHQIEGLYVDRGVTVGDLKGTVEFVFKEVLGSEVKLRFRPHYFSYTEPSFEIDFSNALVRKLGKDWLEIAGCGMVHPQVFRNVGYDPEVWSGWAFGFGIERLAMLRFGVTDIRLFYENDVRFLRQF, from the coding sequence ATGAGCCTTTTTCAGGAAATTGAAACGATCCGCGAGCAGGCGGAGCACGAACTCGGCGCGGCCCCCACGCCGGCGGCCTTGGAGCAGTGCAAAGGCAAATGGATCGGACCTTCCGGCCGCTTGACTTCCCTGATGAAGGGGTTGGGCGGGCTGGCCAAGGAGGAACGGCCGGCGGCGGGCAAGGCCTTCAATGCCGCCAAAGAAAAACTCGAAGCCTTGCTTGCGGCCCGTCGCGCCGAACTCGAGACGCAGGCCGCGATGCCCAAGCATCCTTCGGACTTCAGCCTCCCCGGGCGCCGCCGATCGTTGGGACGTCCGCATCCCTTGACGCAGATCACGGACGACATCGTCCGCGCTTTTCGCAAGATTGGGTTTGTGGTGGCGGACGGTCCTGAGATTGAGGACGACTATCATTGTTTCGATTCCTTGAACACCCCGGCGGATCACCCGGCTCGGGACGCGCAAGACACGTTCTATGTGGCGGGAGGTGCGCCCGGGGGCAAGCCGCCGCTGTTGCGCACCCACACCTCGTCGGTGCAGATCCGGGTCATGGAGAAGCAGCCTCCGCCGGTGCGCATCATTGCGCCCGGGCGCGTTTACCGGCGGGACCATGCTGACGCCACGCACAATCCGACCTTTCACCAAATCGAAGGGCTCTACGTCGATCGCGGTGTCACCGTGGGGGACTTGAAGGGCACGGTGGAGTTTGTGTTCAAGGAAGTGCTGGGTTCGGAAGTGAAGCTGCGTTTTCGTCCGCATTATTTCAGCTATACTGAGCCGAGCTTCGAAATCGACTTTAGCAACGCGCTGGTGAGGAAGCTCGGCAAGGATTGGCTGGAAATCGCCGGGTGCGGCATGGTGCATCCGCAAGTGTTCCGGAACGTGGGTTACGACCCCGAAGTCTGGAGCGGCTGGGCGTTTGGTTTCGGCATTGAACGCCTGGCCATGTTGCGCTTCGGGGTGACGGATATCCGCCTGTTTTACGAAAATGACGTTCGCTTTCTGCGCCAATTCTGA
- a CDS encoding Nif3-like dinuclear metal center hexameric protein, with product MVEWSNRTLRLPAFVDYPGAVNGLQVENQGRVHRIAAAVDASFTTVRKAVSQGANLLVVHHGLFWGTTHPWTGRRYALIRELMDSDMAVYSAHLPLDAHPRLGNNALLGRALGLGRGRPFFEHQGAKIGLRFETRLPRLELNRRMGGVLRVPPILIPGGPELCRQVGVITGGGGSEIVKVAQESVDTFVTGEGQHWTAALAEDLGVNLFYGGHYATETFGVKALAAALSDRFNVPWSFVDHPTGL from the coding sequence ATGGTCGAGTGGTCCAACCGCACCCTTCGTCTCCCGGCTTTTGTGGACTACCCCGGGGCCGTGAATGGTCTCCAAGTCGAGAACCAGGGACGCGTGCATCGCATTGCCGCTGCGGTGGACGCGAGCTTCACCACCGTGCGCAAGGCCGTTTCCCAAGGCGCGAATCTACTCGTCGTTCATCATGGATTGTTTTGGGGAACAACCCATCCCTGGACGGGTCGACGTTACGCCCTGATCCGGGAGCTCATGGACAGCGACATGGCCGTCTATAGCGCTCACCTTCCCCTCGATGCTCATCCGCGACTGGGAAACAACGCCCTGCTCGGACGCGCTCTGGGCCTGGGCCGCGGCCGCCCGTTTTTCGAACACCAAGGTGCGAAGATCGGACTGCGCTTTGAAACCAGGCTTCCGAGGCTCGAATTGAATCGGCGCATGGGCGGCGTTCTGAGGGTGCCGCCCATTCTCATTCCGGGAGGCCCCGAACTTTGCCGGCAGGTGGGGGTCATCACGGGCGGTGGCGGTTCGGAAATTGTCAAAGTGGCTCAGGAATCGGTCGATACCTTCGTCACCGGGGAGGGACAGCACTGGACTGCCGCCCTGGCGGAGGACCTCGGGGTCAACCTCTTTTACGGCGGCCACTACGCTACTGAAACGTTTGGAGTGAAGGCGCTGGCCGCTGCTCTCTCGGATCGCTTCAACGTCCCCTGGTCATTCGTCGATCACCCCACGGGCCTCTGA
- a CDS encoding TolC family protein, with protein MRSPMSQNLKFAHPSVPRSPRRARRSAGRPGKRWGFPVCWVLGWVLLWSAGRVAAAPGVDLAPPPELSFDSIVKLVFTRNPTVRASREEMDAARHGLDEFRANLSRLEPFVELRSDLSDFPNRRDAFGNTVETVVGLKKETFEGAVLSTEVGGAYSRYEFGPFMDGSTDVEAGSGALVRTRLEMPFLGSRRRQERIIAQAFQESTARKAQLDYLKNYSGVVDDALEFFNEAVYYQALVEVYDRYASDLAKILADSRLPAGDQARVESVRGSAESSRNLYASRGKEDTEILRSYLALAPGTPLQIRVPEYRVSPFADSADDPAKLAALLDRARENNPAFTVLRDAKNNAELQRQRAINGRYDVTAFLEGTTFPLGSQSFDDRFRGWTVGGGLNVRLNDRRVLKSSQLKAEAEIRQFEAEIEAEELRVRRRITTETRALLDNDRNRTQNMEVIRKKAQEFESRLQEYFEGKINIDQLVDTRSGLTSSETTLASNWYYSANRESRLLLATGKAYELVGLKVKTAASNTLSR; from the coding sequence ATGAGATCGCCGATGTCACAGAACTTGAAGTTCGCGCACCCCTCGGTTCCCCGATCGCCACGCCGTGCGAGGCGGTCCGCGGGACGGCCCGGCAAGCGATGGGGTTTCCCGGTTTGCTGGGTCCTGGGGTGGGTGCTGCTCTGGAGTGCGGGCCGGGTGGCGGCTGCGCCGGGTGTGGACCTTGCCCCACCGCCCGAGTTGAGTTTCGATTCGATCGTGAAACTCGTGTTCACCCGCAATCCCACCGTCCGGGCCTCGCGCGAGGAAATGGATGCGGCGCGGCATGGGTTGGACGAGTTTCGGGCGAACTTGAGTCGATTGGAGCCGTTCGTGGAACTCCGCTCGGATTTGTCGGATTTCCCGAATCGCCGCGACGCGTTCGGCAACACGGTGGAGACCGTGGTGGGATTGAAGAAGGAGACGTTCGAGGGGGCGGTCTTGAGCACCGAGGTGGGCGGCGCGTATTCGCGTTACGAGTTCGGCCCGTTCATGGACGGCAGCACCGACGTGGAGGCGGGGAGCGGCGCGCTGGTGCGGACGCGGTTGGAAATGCCGTTCCTGGGATCGCGGCGGAGGCAGGAACGCATTATCGCGCAGGCCTTTCAGGAATCGACGGCGCGCAAGGCTCAGTTGGATTACCTGAAGAACTACAGCGGCGTGGTGGACGACGCATTGGAGTTTTTCAACGAGGCGGTCTATTATCAGGCCTTGGTGGAGGTTTACGACCGTTACGCGTCGGACTTGGCCAAGATTTTGGCGGATTCCAGGCTGCCAGCCGGAGACCAGGCGCGAGTGGAATCGGTCCGCGGGAGCGCGGAATCATCCCGCAATCTCTATGCCTCGCGAGGCAAGGAGGACACGGAGATTCTGCGATCGTATCTGGCGCTGGCACCGGGGACACCCCTTCAGATTCGGGTTCCCGAGTATCGCGTGAGTCCCTTTGCCGATTCGGCGGATGATCCGGCCAAGCTCGCTGCCCTGCTGGACCGGGCCCGTGAGAACAACCCTGCCTTCACCGTGCTGCGAGACGCGAAGAACAACGCGGAGTTGCAGCGGCAGCGGGCGATCAACGGCCGCTACGATGTGACCGCGTTTCTGGAGGGCACCACCTTTCCCCTGGGATCGCAAAGTTTCGACGACCGTTTTCGCGGATGGACGGTGGGTGGAGGATTGAACGTTCGTTTGAACGACCGGCGAGTTCTGAAATCTTCACAACTCAAAGCGGAGGCGGAAATCCGCCAGTTCGAAGCGGAAATCGAGGCGGAGGAATTGCGAGTGCGCCGCCGCATCACCACCGAGACCCGGGCCTTGCTCGATAACGATCGGAATCGAACGCAAAACATGGAGGTCATTCGAAAGAAGGCGCAGGAATTCGAGAGCCGGCTCCAGGAGTATTTCGAGGGCAAGATCAACATCGACCAGCTCGTGGACACCCGGTCCGGGCTGACCAGCTCTGAAACCACGCTGGCCTCGAATTGGTATTATTCCGCCAATCGCGAATCCCGGTTGCTGCTCGCCACCGGCAAGGCCTATGAGCTCGTGGGGTTGAAGGTCAAAACCGCGGCCTCGAACACGTTGTCGCGCTGA
- a CDS encoding phenylalanine--tRNA ligase subunit beta encodes MKISLNWLKKYVEVPWNAAELADRLTMLGVEVEGVQTLTAEFEGIVVAEVLTRDKHPNADKLSLCRVRDGAGERQIVCGAQNFKAGDKVPLILPGSALPPKPGEKEPFVIKIGKIRGVESQGMMCSPQELGLPNAVDGLLILKGNAVVGQSFAEYLGRSGGDVIYDLEITPNRPDLNSHLGIAREIAALTGGSLRMPSTALPPAAEDRVENRVAVRLDAPELCPRYTARVIRGVKVGPSPEWLRVALERVGLRSINNVVDVTNYVLMEMGHPLHAFDLRLVGNDSSGQATVVVRRAGEGEAFVTLDGQRRVLDAEMVVIADSHRAIALAGVMGGLNSEIQADTRDVLIESAWFLPSAIRRASKRLGLRTDASYRFERSADLEACDEASRRCAQLILETAGGVLLEGCVDARHGRSEVKRIGLRPQRVAQVLGVEIPESEVQESLVRLGLKPVGGSGGLRELEVPSWRVDLKEEIDLIEEVVRLHGVDRIPATPPRGAVGDNPFDARFDELDEARRLLTGLGLHEAQGQTLIASESASYCVEETRRVGLAHPLSSDMDALRPSLLPGLLDSLKHNQSRRESDVRLFEIGRVFVGGTAGVQEERRVAMVLSGLRERGFWQGSGRDETLDVFDLKGVVEEFLEGLGVKGVVLTKRAEAAGLWAESAALALGGKLPVGELGQLSPQAARRWDLKGAIFLAEMNLDLLLARRQQGRSFKPLPLFPGIRRDAALVVAESITHEAIVAAIKQAKPAHLESVEIFDVFRGRGIPEDHKSLAYALRYRHAERTLTDAEVNEAHEKVLAKLKEAVQAVIRA; translated from the coding sequence ATGAAGATCTCGCTCAATTGGTTGAAAAAATACGTGGAGGTTCCGTGGAACGCCGCGGAATTGGCCGACCGTCTGACCATGCTCGGCGTGGAAGTTGAAGGCGTCCAAACCCTGACCGCAGAGTTCGAGGGCATTGTGGTGGCGGAAGTGTTGACGCGGGATAAGCATCCGAACGCGGACAAGCTTTCTCTCTGCCGTGTTCGTGACGGGGCGGGCGAACGACAGATCGTCTGCGGCGCGCAGAATTTCAAGGCGGGGGACAAGGTTCCGCTGATCCTGCCGGGCAGCGCTCTGCCGCCCAAGCCCGGGGAGAAGGAACCGTTTGTCATCAAGATTGGAAAAATCCGCGGGGTGGAGTCCCAAGGCATGATGTGCTCGCCCCAAGAACTCGGGCTGCCCAACGCCGTGGACGGTCTCTTGATTCTGAAGGGGAACGCGGTCGTGGGTCAGTCTTTCGCGGAATATCTGGGCCGGTCGGGGGGAGACGTCATTTATGATTTAGAAATCACTCCCAACCGGCCCGATCTCAACAGCCATCTGGGCATCGCGCGGGAAATCGCGGCTCTGACCGGCGGTTCCTTGCGCATGCCTTCCACCGCTTTGCCTCCTGCTGCAGAGGACCGAGTTGAGAATCGGGTGGCCGTCCGGTTGGACGCGCCGGAGCTCTGTCCGCGCTACACCGCGAGGGTCATTCGGGGTGTCAAAGTGGGGCCCAGCCCGGAATGGCTGCGCGTGGCCCTGGAGCGGGTGGGGTTGCGGTCCATCAACAATGTGGTCGATGTCACCAATTACGTGTTGATGGAGATGGGCCATCCACTGCATGCGTTCGATCTTCGGCTGGTGGGTAACGACAGCTCCGGCCAGGCGACGGTCGTGGTGCGCCGGGCGGGGGAAGGGGAAGCCTTTGTCACGCTGGACGGGCAGAGGCGGGTCCTGGACGCCGAGATGGTGGTGATTGCCGATTCGCACCGGGCGATCGCGCTCGCGGGAGTGATGGGAGGATTGAACAGTGAAATCCAGGCGGACACTCGGGACGTGTTGATTGAGAGCGCGTGGTTCCTGCCTTCGGCGATTCGCCGCGCCTCGAAGAGGCTTGGCTTGCGGACGGATGCCAGTTACCGGTTTGAGCGGAGCGCCGATTTGGAGGCGTGCGATGAGGCGAGCCGACGGTGCGCCCAACTCATTTTGGAGACTGCGGGGGGCGTTTTGTTGGAAGGTTGTGTCGATGCGCGGCATGGCCGGTCTGAGGTCAAGCGGATCGGACTGCGTCCGCAGCGTGTGGCGCAGGTGTTGGGTGTGGAGATCCCGGAATCGGAGGTCCAGGAATCTCTGGTCCGGCTTGGGCTCAAGCCGGTCGGCGGGTCGGGAGGGCTCCGGGAACTTGAAGTTCCGAGTTGGCGGGTGGATCTGAAGGAGGAGATCGATCTGATTGAGGAAGTCGTGAGGTTGCATGGCGTGGACCGCATTCCGGCCACGCCTCCGCGGGGCGCGGTGGGCGACAATCCTTTTGACGCCCGTTTTGACGAGCTAGATGAAGCTCGCCGATTGCTGACGGGCTTGGGCCTGCACGAAGCGCAGGGGCAGACATTGATTGCGTCGGAGTCCGCATCTTATTGCGTGGAGGAGACTCGTCGCGTGGGGTTGGCGCATCCCTTGAGCAGCGACATGGACGCGTTGCGCCCCAGTTTGCTTCCGGGGCTGCTTGATTCGCTGAAGCACAATCAGTCGAGGCGGGAATCGGATGTGCGGCTGTTTGAGATAGGACGGGTGTTTGTGGGCGGGACCGCGGGCGTGCAAGAGGAACGCCGTGTGGCGATGGTGCTCTCCGGGTTGCGTGAGCGGGGCTTCTGGCAGGGAAGTGGACGGGACGAAACCCTCGACGTGTTCGATTTGAAGGGGGTGGTGGAGGAATTCCTCGAAGGGTTGGGAGTGAAAGGGGTGGTTTTGACGAAGCGCGCGGAAGCGGCGGGACTTTGGGCCGAGTCGGCCGCACTGGCTTTGGGGGGCAAACTCCCGGTGGGCGAATTAGGACAGCTTTCTCCTCAAGCGGCCCGGCGTTGGGATCTCAAAGGGGCGATCTTTCTGGCCGAAATGAATCTCGACTTGCTGCTGGCGCGGCGCCAGCAAGGGCGGTCGTTCAAGCCGCTGCCCCTTTTTCCGGGCATCCGGCGCGATGCCGCTCTGGTGGTGGCGGAATCGATCACCCACGAGGCAATCGTGGCCGCGATCAAGCAAGCCAAGCCGGCTCACTTGGAAAGTGTCGAGATCTTCGATGTTTTCCGGGGCCGGGGCATCCCCGAGGACCACAAGAGTTTGGCGTACGCTTTGCGCTATCGCCACGCGGAGCGGACGTTGACCGACGCCGAGGTCAACGAGGCACATGAAAAAGTGCTGGCGAAATTGAAGGAAGCGGTGCAGGCCGTGATCCGGGCTTGA
- the rpmI gene encoding 50S ribosomal protein L35, translating into MRRPKGVKTRKAVAKRFKITATGKVLRSRAGRRHLLSTKNAKRRRSLGEMKVVDPTDAYRIKQNLPFSH; encoded by the coding sequence ATGCGAAGACCCAAAGGCGTCAAGACCCGTAAGGCGGTGGCCAAGCGCTTCAAAATCACCGCGACGGGCAAAGTATTGCGCTCCCGCGCCGGGCGCCGCCATCTTCTTTCCACCAAGAACGCCAAGCGCCGCCGCAGTTTGGGCGAAATGAAGGTGGTGGATCCGACGGATGCTTATCGGATCAAGCAGAACCTCCCGTTCAGTCATTGA
- a CDS encoding glutathione peroxidase, whose translation MKQLATLLALTMASLTSFAGSIHEIPVKDIHGKSTSLAPHKGKVILVVNVASQCGLTPQYKALESIYQKYKDQGLVVAGFPCNQFGKQEPGTNEEILSFCSSKYNVSFPMFDKIEVNGPNRHPLYQALAGKESPFPGDIKWNFGKFLLDRHGKVVKRFDPGTTPDAAEVVRAIESALAAK comes from the coding sequence ATGAAACAACTCGCCACCCTCCTCGCTCTGACCATGGCCTCCCTCACTTCGTTCGCCGGATCGATCCATGAAATCCCGGTTAAAGACATTCATGGCAAGTCCACGTCGCTCGCGCCTCACAAGGGAAAGGTGATCCTGGTGGTCAACGTGGCTTCCCAATGCGGATTGACCCCGCAATACAAAGCGCTCGAGTCCATTTACCAGAAGTACAAGGATCAAGGGCTCGTCGTGGCGGGGTTTCCCTGCAATCAGTTCGGGAAGCAGGAACCTGGCACGAACGAAGAAATCCTGAGCTTCTGTTCGAGCAAGTACAACGTGAGCTTTCCCATGTTCGACAAGATCGAGGTCAACGGTCCCAATCGTCATCCGCTGTATCAAGCGCTCGCCGGCAAGGAATCCCCCTTTCCTGGCGACATCAAATGGAACTTCGGGAAGTTTCTCCTCGACCGCCACGGTAAGGTCGTGAAGCGGTTCGACCCGGGGACCACGCCTGACGCGGCCGAAGTGGTTCGCGCGATCGAGTCCGCACTGGCCGCCAAGTAG
- the metF gene encoding methylenetetrahydrofolate reductase [NAD(P)H], which yields MIQTVRDLYQVSGPSGNPVISVEFFPPKTEEGEKTLIEKTAPAFKAAGARFASVTYGAGGSTREKTLSLVDRLQRLHDFTTVAHLTCVNHTAEEIRAIIEQARALGIRNLLALRGDPPGGGAFLKTPGGFEYASELVAFIRRQGDFSIGVAGFPEGHVACTEGREADWRHLKGKVDAGADFVLTQLFFDNADFLRFRDFVTRLGVSVPVVPGILPVLNGPQIKRFASLCGAKLPPPMVETLDGLAGDEEGSLEFGIDFAARQCAELLREGVPGIHFYTLNKARSVVSVLRQLGLTPA from the coding sequence ATGATTCAAACGGTGCGCGACCTCTATCAGGTCTCCGGACCCTCCGGAAACCCGGTCATCTCTGTGGAGTTCTTCCCGCCCAAAACCGAGGAAGGCGAAAAAACGCTGATCGAAAAAACCGCGCCCGCGTTTAAAGCCGCCGGCGCCCGCTTCGCCTCCGTCACTTATGGCGCGGGAGGATCCACTCGCGAGAAAACGCTTTCGCTGGTGGACCGCCTCCAGCGGCTGCACGACTTCACCACGGTCGCCCACCTCACTTGCGTCAATCACACCGCGGAGGAAATTCGCGCCATCATCGAACAAGCCCGCGCGCTGGGCATTCGAAACTTGCTCGCTTTGCGGGGCGACCCGCCAGGCGGCGGCGCTTTCCTCAAGACCCCGGGCGGATTCGAATACGCCTCGGAACTGGTGGCGTTCATTCGCCGGCAGGGCGATTTTTCCATTGGTGTCGCCGGATTCCCCGAGGGCCACGTGGCCTGCACGGAAGGCCGGGAAGCGGATTGGCGGCATCTCAAAGGAAAAGTGGACGCGGGTGCGGATTTCGTTCTCACCCAATTGTTCTTTGACAACGCCGACTTTTTGCGATTCCGCGATTTCGTCACGCGCCTCGGCGTTTCCGTCCCGGTCGTCCCCGGCATTCTTCCCGTGTTGAACGGCCCCCAAATCAAGCGCTTCGCCTCTCTTTGCGGCGCCAAACTCCCTCCGCCGATGGTTGAGACGTTGGACGGCCTGGCGGGCGATGAGGAAGGTTCCCTCGAGTTCGGCATCGATTTTGCCGCCCGGCAATGCGCCGAACTCCTCCGTGAAGGCGTGCCCGGCATCCACTTCTACACGCTCAACAAAGCGCGCTCCGTCGTCTCGGTGCTGAGGCAACTGGGTCTGACTCCGGCCTAG
- the rplT gene encoding 50S ribosomal protein L20, translated as MRVTNAPASWKRRKRVIRAAKGFRMRRSKLYRYASDAVDHGRQYAYRDRRAKKRTFRALWQIRINAAARAAGITYSRLIEGLKAAQVALDRKIVADLAATDAAAFGELVRVAQEALRTKAAKA; from the coding sequence ATGCGAGTTACTAACGCCCCCGCTTCTTGGAAGCGACGCAAACGAGTCATCCGGGCCGCCAAAGGCTTCCGGATGCGTCGCTCGAAACTTTACCGATACGCTTCCGACGCGGTCGATCATGGACGGCAATACGCTTACCGGGATCGCCGGGCGAAGAAGCGCACGTTTCGCGCGCTCTGGCAAATCCGCATCAACGCGGCAGCCCGCGCCGCGGGCATCACTTACAGCCGGCTCATTGAAGGGTTGAAGGCCGCTCAAGTGGCTTTGGATCGCAAGATCGTGGCGGATCTCGCGGCGACCGATGCGGCGGCTTTTGGCGAGCTGGTGCGCGTCGCCCAGGAAGCGCTTCGGACCAAAGCGGCCAAGGCCTGA